The nucleotide sequence attgtaatttttaatgtttatgtgCGGTAGTCGCagtcaccctgtggaatgccctttaatcagatgtcaaggaaataaacaaccgtttgacttttagaagacatctaaagcagtcctgtttagggaagtttttaatgtttgatgttttaccatgtttttaatatactgttgggAGCCGCCTGGAGCTAGCCAGTCACATGGGTAGCATATAatattaataatcataataatcataactATCCAACTTTAAATGTAGCTATTTATACCATCTTTCCATTTGTGATGTTCTGATACTTTGTAATACTGTATTTGTAGGTTTTTAAAGGTACGCTGCAAGTCACTTATTTTTTTCTCAGAAGTGTTAAGCATTATAGAAATtatctaaataaatattttatcatCATACTTACTGCAGAGTTGATTTTGGCAAGTGTCTCCTTCTGGGCACTCGCTACATGAAGTTCCTTTTTTATAAGGACGAACTCCCCGGTAATTGCCCCTAAAGAACAAAATATTATATAACATTATGTATTCAGTACACAAAGCTAAACTGAAAATTAAAATGCAAGCTACTGGTCATATAATTAAAGATTTTAGATGTAATGAATAAGTTGTCTAGGTCTGGGGaccaaatgcagccttccaggcctctccatttggtccttgaaaGGGCCTCATCAGCCCTACTCTACACTCTTGATGTTAGGTTTCTATTTCCTCTCACTATGCAGTCACAAGACTGTGTTTATACATTCCAAGACTGATTGTTGGAATCACGGGGAGCGGATGTCGGTTGTACTCTGTttccggttgttgttgttgttttcttcttcggACTTCTCTCAGAGAGAGGACATGTATTCTTTTACTCTGCCTTTTACTTAGCAATAAATGTAGTTTGTAGCACACACCTCTGCCTCAATCCGTTTTACTCTGCAAGATATCTGAAATGTGGCTGCATAAGGCACGGGTCATACAAACATCGGGAAGGCTGCCGGAattccctggagagctgcaggctcATCGCTGATGGGCGACAGGCTGGAAACATTCCTGCGTTATGCCTGGGGGATCGTCCTTTACCCCCCTCGACCCAACATTTTTCTAACTGTAATgagtccttgaactgtgatcatgCCTCTTACTTATGGTGATGGTGACGGGTGTTTGGCTGTCTTTTGTCTGTATggaagcctactgtacaaaggtaaaagtcaCATCCATTATTCTTCCTATTTTTGACTCTGGCCCTCCCCGTCACTGTCATGCAGTTCCCGTAAAATTGTCTGAGAGCGAATGCAGTCCTAGGTATAAAAGCATCAACACACAAGACCAAATATCACAGTGAAGTATATTGAGCTGGAAGAGTTGAGAAGTCTTTGAATGTGAAGGAATGGATATAAAAATTGACTTACACAGAATAGAGCTGCCAAATATATTTAGGTATTATGCCTAGTTCAGACACACCATTGCTTTTGTTCACTACAATTTGGATCTGTACAGAGAATACTGAAGTGGTCCTAGTCACCCTGGTAACAATGCTCAAATGAGTGGTCTTTCATTGTGAAGTTATTTAAGTTACCTTATCACAGTTCACACTATTCACTTGAACACTCTTGCAAGGGTCAGCCAGCTGTAGAAACACCTGTGCTTGAACAAAGGTTAAAGCTTTCCGAAATAATCTTAAGGAAACAGATGTAAGGGATCGATTCTTTCATTTGATCAGAGATACAAATGACTCATGTTCAATGCTGTAAATGTCCAGACAAACAGACATGTCTCAAAATTGTACTTTTGTGTGTTATAGAAATCAGCAATAGCAGTAAATAAAAGCTAGACATATACATCTGTAAACAATGGTGGAAAGGTTGTGGGTGGCAAACACCATTTAGATATCCTGGTAAGATAGTGCTGGAAAGGAGTGTGTGGTGCATGTTGGCACAAATGATGTGGCAAAATGTAGTCATGGGGTCCTGGCAGCAAAAATGTTTAGGTGGGAAAACCAGGCCCTTTAAGATAGATTTCTTTGAAATGCTTCCTATTCCTTGCACAGGGCTAGCTAGACAGGTGGATTTGCAATGGTGGATTTGTTAGGCATTTGTTAATGTTTCAGGACAAGCCAGATATGCTTAAAAAGTGACCACTCTAACCCGAATGGAAGCAGGCAGTTGCCATTTAAAATCAAAAGGCTGACCGATCAGTTTTTAAATGGAATATCCAGTTCAGGACAGTTCACTTCCCAGGAATGAGGGTGAAAATCTTTATGAATGTCCAAATGGGAAGTACAGGGGAACATGATAGCAATTCAGAGGCCAAAGCACATTAGGGCAAAATGCATATGCCAAAGACATTTGGAGAGAGACACCATGTATAAAGTATGTATATGGTAATGCTAGAAGGCACTGACTTCAGAGGGCTGTCAGCACAATCTAGCTGATTTCCCGCACAATGACACCTGCTGAATTTTATGTCCCAACCTCCAATTTGTGGTAGCAGTGCTACTCCTGTCTTCTTTTCACCTGGAGGCCCCATTTCTCCTACTCTCCTCCCActggctgttttatttttttagtgtttAAGAGCATTCTTTGCTGTCATGacagtggtggcagcagtaatggtttctccaccaccacctttttaCCCTCAAAAAAGGTAAAAAGAATGTCTTTTGCAGaatcatttttttgggggggcaaagggTCCTTGAAGTAGGATCTACTGAAGTCACAAAAACAACCCTTGCAATGACAGCCCATGCATTTGGTTTCACTTTTGTTGTTCAGAAACGATTTGAAACACCTGGTGTCATATGTACTGTCCTGTGATGGCAGCAGAGGGGAACCTCCACCTAACAGGCCTAATTTCCTCCAAATCACCTATAGCTGCCCAACACATGCATTTTAGACTGCTTAGTGACAACACAATCTCTTTAGCATTTGTTAACTTACGTTGGAGCATAATTGCACACAAATTGCAAAATATTTCTCTTTCCATCTGCTGCTCGAGAGCAGTAAACAATAGCACAGCCAACCTTGTAAGAATCAGCCCAAACAACCTGGAAAGGATATGTTTTATCATATAAGATAAAGGTACACGTTGTGTTAATAGTTAACATTTCTAACAATCAGTTTCTTTCCACATTCCTGCCCTCACTTAGCATTTGGCTAAAggcatatttatattatattagaaTTCATACCTTATATTCAAGGAGCCTAATccggttggtcactgtgaaaatgGTTAACTAGATGGGCAACGGGTGTTTGTCTAATTATGTTCTTAAAATATGTATGTAAAACGGCGTATGATTTATGCTCATCTTGGGCAATGGAAATATAATATCTAAAATTAAATAATCATTGCTCATTCATTGCTCAAGGTGAGCAACTGTATTGATAATTGCCTGTGCCAAGGAAATATGTAACCAATAtatttgtgaggataaaacaatGGTTCTCCAACATAAAGCAACAGAACAATATCTCCAATTAAATATTTACCAGTAATTATTATTGATGAGATTCAATTGATAGAGAAGGATGCTACAAACTCAATATGTTGTGTTACGAAGAGACATTTGTTAGGAAATATCATGGACTACCAAACTTCAACAGATCCACACACTAACTTTTAATGCTTTGTTTTAGAATAATAGCATGGCTTATTGAAAAAAACACCTTTGGGCTTCCTGGCGTATTTGTCAGTAATTTGTGCTGACAGCTTAGCAATAATTTCTGCTCAATTTGGGTTGTTACAGTTGTTAATCAGTATTATCATACTGCTTTGTGCAACTTTAACAAACAAGGGGTACAaaagtactacagtggtacctcgggttacagatgcttcaggttacagactccgctaacccagaaatagtacctcggattaagaactttgcttcaggatgagaacagaaactgtgcGGTAGAGGCACAGcggcaatgggaggccccattggctaaagtggtacctcaggttaagaacagtttcaggttaagaacggacctccagaacaaattaagttcttaacccgaggtaccgctgtacataCAAACGTTTAATATTTCTTTTAGAGTTGTTTGTCTGCTGTGTGTCATGACCAAGGGGATAATTTGTAAATTATACCTTTGTTGCTTTTTGCATTGGTAAACTGCACGCCTGCAAAGAGCAGAACAAGACATTAAAAGAAGGGCTGTCTTAAGACAATTTGCCTTTAATTCTCATGGCAAGAACTTTGTTGCCATGCATAAGCCCTGCAACGTTTAGTGCTGGCCCATTGCTAGTAGCTCAGAGTTTTTATAGAtgttagaacaggggtccccaaataaggcccgggggccagaagcggcccaatcgccttctaaatctggcccgcggacggtccgggaatcagcatgtttttacatgagtagaatgtgtccttttatttaaaatgcatgtctgggttatttgtggggcctgcctggtgtttttacatcagtagaatgtgtccttttatttaaaatgcatctctaggttatttgtggggcataggaattcgttcattttccccccttcaaaaataatctggccccccacaaggtctgagggacagtggacctgctgaaaaagtttgctgacccctgtgttagaaCTTCTAGCAATTCAAAAAACCCTACAGAACTGAAATTGAAGTGGGGACCTTTTTTCTGAAAGTTGTCAATTAATTTCAAGCATTCAATGCATTTTATAAGTGAGCAGTTTCTATTGTGATGGTAGGAATATGTTTATTTCACAAAGTATGATTACAGGAGTCACTTCCAGACGGCCTGTTTAATGAATATTCAACCTGATTTGTTTGAAAATTTGATAGTGTTGGCTATTTAattagcattcatcctgatttatttgtggAGAGATTATTAGACAGCATTGTGTGAAGCAAATGTTATGCCACACTTTCCagtcatttccccatcactttcctgatTGTAAAAAGTCAAatcttttggggaagcaggtttgttttgCAGGAGCTCCAAATTAACTTTAATTGAAGTTGCCAGGATGTGACTGAATCACATAAAAATATGTGACATAAAAATATGACAGCCTGGAAGCACCCAGAGTCTCAAATTATTCAAGTTCTTTAAGTTTTGATTCAAATTTTCTAATCAGATGAGGATGAAACTTACCTGAGTATAATGACCACATACTTTGGAACATGTGTGGTCATCATAGGTATAGTATTTTACTTCACTGTTAAATGCgttaatggcagcagcagcattaaatGGTTTGCTGGAGGCAGATCCCCGCCATACATTTTCTCCAAATGGCCTATATTTAGTTTCAGGGTGGACTTTTCTTTTTGGATTATGTCCAAAAATGCATCTCCGTCCCCATGATCTCGCTATTTTAGCTAAACCTAAATCAAAACTCTGCAAAACAGAAAAGTATCATGCACAGCTTTTAATAACAACATTTCCCACTTCTATTAAATTAATGGATAACCCCTCTTTGGTCTCACTAAAATAAACAAGTTCTGTCCCCTTTTAACtgttgtttagtttagtttttagaTGCTTTTATTGAATGTGCTTAACTGGTTTTAATGTCAGTCACTTTGCCTTCCCTTTATGTTCTTATCCCTCACACTGGTAGACCCGTTATTTAAATATTACTCACTGGCACCAGTAAGTATAACTGCAGTGCCAGGCTTTTAAAGAACCAGCTATCCCCATTCTACCATGTGAATTACGCATACAGCTTTCAGTGGCGGGTCAAAGGGCGTTaatgccaaaagaaaagaaaaccaccaatGACTATTCTCAGGCCTCGAGCTGCTGCGGTTACTTCCCAATCTGAGGCAGAAAACCTCACCAGGGTCCTTCATCCCTTCCCAGATATAACCACCACAATGAGCTGCCTGAGACCGTCATCTTACAAGGCGTGACTTTCTGAAGGGTTTGCCTTTTTAAATCGAAGGCAAGGAGGAGCCCACCGAAAGAAAAGGTGGCCGGTTAAATTTAAGCGCCCAGCTGGAAGCGAGGACTCTTCTCCTTTCCCCGTGAGTCTCTCAGATCGTCCCCGCCGCTCCCggctcccttcctccttccacccCGCGCCCGGGACACACACCATGTACAGCATGTTGGAAGCGGTGGGCTGGACTTCGCTGCGGTGCTTGTTGTGCGCGCTGATATACTCGTCGATGAAGGTCCTGTTGGTAATTTTGGGATAGGCTGCGAATTTCTGCGCGCCGCGCATGCCCTCGACGGCGAGCAGCCCCAGCACGACGACGCACGGCCAGAAGCGCCTCATGGCTGCGGCGCCGAGTTAGGCGCGCGCGCGAAGAGACCGTTGCTCCCTAACGGCCTCAGGCGGCGCTACTACCTCCCGCCCCCGCGCCGAACTCCCGCTCGACACTTAGAACGCTTCCACGCCGCTCCTTTGCTTGGTGTGACCCCAACGACTACAGAGCTCCACCTGCACGGACGAGACTCGCACGAGATGTTAAGTGCGGAGCTCAGAAACCTCTTGCTGTTTTAAACAGCACCAGCCAGTCTCGAGACTGTACCTCCATCTCCGGAACGATTCTCTTTCCCGGTTTGTGCACCTCTCCCCGCCCTCCTCTCTTTTTAAAGGGACTGTCATTTACGGGTCCTTTTctatctctcctctctgtctcttccGCCATTTCAGTCCATGCATATGCGAATTAGCTATTGTGGTGGTTGTTGTAAATTCATATGAACTGTAGTTTAGCTGAAATGCTGTGGGGGAAGTGGGTACTCGTGACTGGAGAATCTCAAGCAATTCCATTCAGAAGCTACTTGAGCCTAAGTAATGCTTTCAGTGCTGGTCTTCATCAGCTGGACTCTATCGGGTCTTAAtagttttttaaagtgtttttcagGTGGCTATGACAGAATGCTGCCGCCGCAGATGAATTCAGAGAGTTCAGGCAGCAAAACCTGCCAAAGCATCCAAAAAAGGATTGCAATGGAGGAGTTGAACTTGAAGACTCGGCGCAGTGGAGAGAATGGCAAATCCTTTAATACTCATGCTCTTGTATGCTCTTGGTGTGGGGAGCATTTGTTGTTCGGTCAACTTGTGCAACatgtgcaactcccatcacccctgagcacAGGTCCTGgtagtgaaggatgatgggagttgtagtccaacaacagcaggggacccaagtttgggaaaccttggacTAGAAGATAGCCAGTGCTCTTCTCTCTCCACTCCTCCCCAAGAGAAACacattcaaataaattaaaagtttAAAACTAGACTTTAAAAAGAGACATTGCTAAAAGAGAGAAAGCAttttggcgctgtgggttaaaccaccgagcctagggcttgccaatcagaaggtcggtggttcgaatccctgtgacggggtgagctcccattgctcagtccctgctcctgccaacctagcagttcgaaagcatgtcaaagtgcaagtagataaataggtaccgctccggcggaaaggtaaacggggcttccgtgcgctgctctggtttgccagaagcggcttagtcatgctgcccacatgacccagaagctgtacgccagctccctcggccaataaagcaagatgagtgccgcaaccccagagtcgtccgcgactggacctaatggtcatgggtccctttaccttgacctttaaTATACATCCAAAATTGTGCTATTATAAGGAGATCTAAGTGGAAGGAGTTTACATTTTGTTATGGATATTATATACAGAATCTTTTTTTCcataatttatatcctgcactttcaataataataataataataatttattatttgtaccccgcccatctggctgggtctccccagccactctgggtggcttccatcaaacattaaaatacatttaaaatgttgttgttgttgttcagtcgttcagtcgtgtccgactcttcgtgaccccatggaccagagtacgccaggcacgcctatccttcactgcctctcgcagtttggccaaactcatgttagtagcttcaagaacactgtccaaccatctcatcctctgccgtccccttctccttgtgccctccatctttcccaacatcagggtcttttctagggattcttctcttctcatgaggtggccaaagtactggagcctcaacttcaggatctgtccttctagtgagtactcagggctgatttctttgagaatggataggtttgatcttcttgcagtccacgggactctcaagagtctcctccagcaccataattcaaaagcatcaattctacggcgatcagccttctttatggtccagctctcacttccgtacattactactgggaaaaccatagctttaactatacggacttttgtcggcaaggtgatgtctttgctttttaagatgctgtctaggtttgtcattgcttttctcccaagaagcaggcgtcttctgatttcgtgactgctgtcaccatctgcagtgatcatggaacccaagaaagtgaaatctctcactgcctccatttcttccccttctatttgccaggaggtgatgggaccagtggccatgatcttagtttttttgatgttgagcttcagaccatattttgcgctctcttctttcaccctcattaaaaggttcttcaattcttcctcactttctgccatcaaggtagtatcatcagcatatctgaggttgttgatattttttccggcaatcttaattccggttggggattcatccagtccagcctttcgcatgatgaattctgcatataagttaaataagcagggagacaatatacagccttgtcgtactcctttcccaattttgaaccaatcagttgttccatatccagttctaactgtagcttcttgtcccacatagagatttctcaggaggcaaatgaggtgatccggcactcccatttctttaagaacttgccatagtttgctgtggtcgacacagtcaaatgcttttgcataatcaatgaagcagaagtagatgtttttctggaactctctggctttctccataatccagcgcatgtttgcaatttggtctctggttcctctgccccttcgaaatccagcttgcacttctgggagttctcggtccacatactgcttaagcctgccttgtagaattttaagcataaccttgctagcgtgtgaaatgagtgcaattgtgcggtagttggagcattctttggcactgcccttctttgggattgggatgtagactgatcttctccaatcctctggccactgctgagttttccaaacttgctggcatattgagtgcagcaccttaacagcatcctcttttaaaattttaaatagttcagctggaatatcatcacttccactagccttgttgttagcaaggctttctaaggcccatttgacttcactctccaggatgtctggctcaaggtcagcaaccacatttcctggggtgtatgagacctccatatctttctggtataattcctctgtgtattcttgccacctcttcttgatgtcttctgcttctgttaggtcctttccacttttgtccttaattgtggtaatctttgtacgaaatgttcctttcatatctccaattttcttgaataaatctctggtttttcccattctgttgttttcctctatttctttgcattgctcgtttagaaaggccctcttgtctctccttgctattctttggaaatctgcattcaatttcctgtatctttcacgatctccttcgcattttgcttgtcttctctcccccgctatttgtaaggcctcattggtcagccactttgctttcttgcatttctttttcattgggatggttttcgttgctgtctcctgtataatgttacgagcctccatccacagttcttcaggtactctatccaccaaatctaaatccttgaacctgttcttcacttcaactgtgtattcataaggaatttgatttagattgaatcttactggcccagtggtttttcctactttcttcagtttaagctggaattttgctataagaagctgatgatctgagccacagtcagctccaggtcttgtttttgctgagtgtatagagcttctccatctttaaaatatttataatatttaaaatatacattttgtatatttgtataaaatttgtataaaatatacaatgtatatttaaaatatacatttaaaatatcacagtttaaaaacttccctaaacagggctgcctttaggaattttctgaatgtcaggtagttgtttattcccttgacttctgatgggagggcgttccacagggcgggcgccactaccgagaaggccctctgcctggttccctgtagttttgcttctcgcagtgagggaaccgacagaaggccctcggcgctggatctcagtgtccgggctgaatgatgggggtggagacgctccttcaggtatacaggaccgaggccgtttagggctttaaaggtcagcaccaacactttgaattgtgctcggaaacgtactgggagccaatgtagatctctcaggaccggtgttatgtggtcccggcggcccctcccagtcaccagtctagctgccgcattctggattaattgcagtttccgggtcaccttcaaaggaagccccacatagagcgcattgcagtagtccaagcgggagataactagagcatgtaccactctggcgagacagtccgcgggcaggtagggtctcagcctgcgtaccagatggagctggtagacagccgccctggacacagaatgaacctgtgcctccatggacagctgtgagtccaaaatgactcccaggctgcgcacctggtccttcaggggcacagttaccccattcaggaccagggagtcccccacacccactcgccccctatcccccaaaaacagtacttctgtcttgtcaggattcaacctcaatctgttagccgccatccatcctccaaccgcctccaggcactcacacaggaccttcaccgccttcactggttctgatttaaaagagaggtagagctgggtatcatccgcatactgatgaacacccagcccaaaccccctgatgatctctcccagcggcttcatatagatattaaaaagcatgggggagaggacggaaccctgaggcaccccacaggtgagagcccaggggtctgaacactcatcccccatcaccactttctgaacacggcccagaaggaaggagcggaaccactgtataacagtgcccccagctcccaacccctctagccggtccagaaggatgttatggtcgatggtgtcaaaggccgctgagagatccagcagaactaggaaacagctctcacctttgtccctagcccgccggagctTTCAACATAAATTCATGGCCCCAGAGCAGCTAACAGTActaaaaaactattttaaaaacccTTCAGTTTAACAACTGataataaaaaagttaaaacaactaAAGCAGCTACATCCCATTCAAATAGACAGTAAAATCAGACTCCTTTAAGTTAAAATGTTGATACTAGCAGTTTTTGAACGCCTTTTGCTGAAATGGTACTAATGCAGTTTCCAGGCAGGCTTCCTTGGGGACAACATTCCaaagatggggagccaccacagaataCTCCCTCATATAGTGTAATACATATTGAATAAAACTGGAGGTAAGAGTGAGTGGGGAAATGTATGCGCATCTGCAGCAGCATAACTGAACACCTtaatttgccccagctgcaacaaatttTTTCTTTCCTACATaggtctctacagctacagcaggcgATGCAACCTCCcagcagcttgacctcacccccaaaggcacactcctccattgtctcctgagacataCAGATGCCAACCGATTTAATAcgcttaatttttatttgtacaaaATATTCAAGATAACCATATATTTTACTTTGAATTTATCATtccagtttaaaaatatataatattacaTTATTATGTAATAGGTAAATTTATACAATttgagaaaacacaaaataacatCTGAAACAATGCAACAAAGCAAATCTACTTTAATATAAAATACAGGAATATAATATTTATCATTCATGTAAATATGCTCAGTAACCTACCCTAGTATTCAAAGCTAAACCTGGATAATGGAGTTTTAAGACGTAAACAGCTGCAAATGCTACAAACATTAATAATGGCCTTAAAATTGCAACAGCGATGCAGAAGTCGTCACATGTAAACTTGAATTTAGTGGGTGGATGCCATCCTGAataggctatttttaaaaaaatgtaaaaaagttTCACTGAATGTGAATTTTGTTATTGAAGTAAATTAAAGTATAAAACAGAAATTCAATACATACGGTTGTTTACTTTTTCACGTTCAGGATTTCCTGCAAAAGGGAAATAGTTGTAACAAGTGaaaaaaggctttaaaaatgtTAGCATTTTGCTATGAGTTTTTATTTTCAGCCATATGGCAGGAAACGTTAAATTTCCATTAAATTTCAGCATCCAAAATGTACAGTGATTTATTTGATAAATAAATTGAAAGCCCCCCTCCTTACCCCTAGTCTATTAGGTTTTAAGTTAAGAGTAAGGTGAGTAACCAATTTTAATAACAAAATTACAGTGAAAttctgccaccaccactgcccccCAATACTGATGGCTTGAAGGCTCAGATTGTAGTCTATCTGCTGCCCTGCCTATAACCTTTCTTCTATAATCTGGAAGCTGAAAGGAAGAAggtattttatttagttttcagTACTGTAATACCTTGTCCAGAGGCTCTCTAAAAAGTCTCCTCTCCCTGCCTTTAAAGGGAGTGGTGACCAACTTGGTTTTGGACCCACTATCCATGTTCTAGCTTTATAACTAGAAATGCCATGTGACTGCCACATCCAAGCCATGGCTCTGGAATAAAACTGAACTGCATCCCATCTTGAATTTGCCAATTTCCTAATCCCCTGGTAAGAGTATAGCATTATTCTGTGGAATTTTACAAGAAATTTGGATCCAGGAATGAACCTGATACCTAACTCAGAGAGTTCCATCTGTTAGATTCCAAAGGACAGCTGAGTCTATGTCTGTAGGGAAAATGGTCTTTATCTGAGGCCAGAATCACTGCCATGTGCAAATAGCAAGAAAAGGATGAGTGTCCCCACCTTCTTAGGTGG is from Lacerta agilis isolate rLacAgi1 chromosome 10, rLacAgi1.pri, whole genome shotgun sequence and encodes:
- the LOC117054293 gene encoding glioma pathogenesis-related protein 1-like isoform X2 — translated: MRRFWPCVVVLGLLAVEGMRGAQKFAAYPKITNRTFIDEYISAHNKHRSEVQPTASNMLYMSFDLGLAKIARSWGRRCIFGHNPKRKVHPETKYRPFGENVWRGSASSKPFNAAAAINAFNSEVKYYTYDDHTCSKVCGHYTQGQLPGSSSL
- the LOC117054293 gene encoding glioma pathogenesis-related protein 1-like isoform X1 gives rise to the protein MRRFWPCVVVLGLLAVEGMRGAQKFAAYPKITNRTFIDEYISAHNKHRSEVQPTASNMLYMSFDLGLAKIARSWGRRCIFGHNPKRKVHPETKYRPFGENVWRGSASSKPFNAAAAINAFNSEVKYYTYDDHTCSKVCGHYTQVVWADSYKVGCAIVYCSRAADGKRNILQFVCNYAPT